The Niallia alba genome includes a window with the following:
- a CDS encoding IS3 family transposase: MDELKKKYPIGKICAKLQISRAGYYKYEKKKEKKKRESKKERQLKEYIQLIYEEHKSRYGYRKIRAVLNNQYNIPASEKVVRRLMQELGLKSKARKWKKGTKQHKVASAGFIYENILQRDFSTKRINEKWVTDVTEISYGNGKLYLSTILDLHNNRVLGHSIAEIHDVNLVKASLLDALKKRKNKNKKLILHSDQGFTYRSTKWHQLVAKNQLTPSMSRKANPFDNACIESFFSYLKTECLEELKVAHNQIEAIKVINDFVYYYNHKRIQSTLNYKTPNQYVAAS, encoded by the coding sequence GTGGACGAACTAAAAAAGAAATATCCAATAGGGAAGATTTGTGCAAAACTACAAATCTCAAGAGCCGGCTACTATAAATATGAAAAAAAGAAAGAAAAAAAGAAAAGAGAATCAAAGAAAGAAAGACAGTTAAAGGAGTATATTCAATTGATTTACGAGGAACATAAAAGTAGGTATGGTTATAGAAAAATACGTGCTGTTTTAAATAACCAGTATAACATTCCCGCAAGTGAGAAAGTTGTACGCCGACTAATGCAAGAGTTAGGTTTGAAAAGCAAGGCGCGTAAATGGAAAAAAGGAACTAAACAGCATAAAGTCGCCTCAGCAGGATTTATATATGAAAATATATTACAAAGAGACTTTTCTACCAAACGAATAAATGAGAAATGGGTCACTGACGTAACCGAAATTTCCTATGGAAATGGAAAACTATATTTGTCTACAATCCTAGATTTACACAATAATAGAGTATTAGGGCATTCGATAGCTGAAATCCATGACGTTAATTTAGTAAAGGCCTCCTTACTAGACGCATTGAAAAAGAGAAAAAATAAAAACAAGAAACTAATCCTTCATTCTGATCAAGGTTTTACCTATCGTTCAACCAAGTGGCATCAATTAGTGGCAAAAAACCAACTTACGCCAAGTATGTCTAGAAAGGCCAATCCTTTTGATAATGCCTGTATTGAAAGCTTCTTCTCCTATCTAAAGACGGAATGCCTAGAAGAACTAAAGGTGGCTCATAATCAAATTGAAGCTATAAAGGTTATTAATGACTTTGTCTATTACTATAATCATAAACGAATTCAAAGTACGTTGAACTATAAGACACCTAATCAATATGTCGCGGCTAGTTAA
- a CDS encoding helix-turn-helix domain-containing protein, with product MSTSKRKNNKYSPELKLEAVERAMAGESVLIIASDYGIPDPDYIYVWINRYKTYGEVGLKRKRRKQPQMDKDQLIQELEMENEILKKYLAILNEEGKSINSR from the coding sequence ATGTCTACAAGTAAACGAAAAAATAACAAGTATTCACCAGAGTTGAAGTTAGAGGCAGTAGAAAGAGCAATGGCAGGAGAAAGCGTATTAATTATTGCTTCTGACTATGGAATTCCAGACCCAGATTATATCTATGTGTGGATTAATAGATATAAAACATATGGTGAAGTAGGATTGAAACGTAAAAGAAGAAAGCAACCTCAAATGGATAAAGATCAATTAATACAGGAACTAGAAATGGAGAATGAAATTTTAAAAAAGTATCTAGCAATTCTGAACGAGGAGGGAAAAAGTATAAATTCAAGGTAG
- the tnpB gene encoding IS66 family insertion sequence element accessory protein TnpB (TnpB, as the term is used for proteins encoded by IS66 family insertion elements, is considered an accessory protein, since TnpC, encoded by a neighboring gene, is a DDE family transposase.), translated as MLSKTPIQRVYLAMGATDLRKSIDGLAAIVQMSFQLDPFSSNLFVFCNRKRDKLKILHWDHNGFWLYYRRLENGVFQWPDGQTTKPLSISPRQFNWLLDGLPLEQKQAHPKMSAKVII; from the coding sequence ATGTTAAGTAAAACACCTATTCAACGAGTCTATTTAGCGATGGGTGCAACAGATTTGAGAAAGTCCATTGATGGTTTGGCAGCGATTGTACAAATGAGTTTCCAACTGGATCCTTTCTCTTCCAATCTATTTGTGTTCTGTAATCGGAAACGAGATAAACTAAAGATCCTTCATTGGGATCATAATGGGTTTTGGTTATATTATCGCCGACTGGAAAATGGCGTTTTTCAATGGCCAGATGGACAAACTACTAAGCCGCTATCGATCAGTCCTCGTCAATTCAACTGGTTGCTGGATGGACTTCCACTTGAACAAAAACAAGCTCATCCAAAAATGAGTGCAAAAGTTATCATTTAG
- the tnpC gene encoding IS66 family transposase, whose amino-acid sequence MGKTTNELQDTIEELAAKNADLEKQKEVLEAKIKWLEEQFRLSQQKKFGASSEKTNPDQIELPLFNEAEMTADVKVEEPTLETITYHRKKYVGQRDAKLENLPMETIHYRLSEEEQVCLCCGETVHEMSTETRRELKIIPAQVKVVEHVQHIYSCRQCEREGIETPVVTAKIPAAVFPKSLASPSSMAYIMNQKYVEGMPLYRIEKQFERLGVFLSRQTIANWVIYGATKWLSPLYNRLHELLLQLDCLHADETTVQVLAEPGKAATSKSYMWLYRSGRDVSPIILYDYKTSRHSKHPKAFLKGFAGYLHVDGYGGYHDMKDVELVGCWAHARRKYDETLKSLPTGVDKSKSLAAEGLQFCTQLFKIEKQIEEEFEDCSPEQRKEERQKRSQPVLDAYLAWLKSKRPQVPPKSKLGDAINYSLNQWSKLIVFMKDGRLELDNNRAERSIKPFVMGRKAWLFAQSMKGATASAVIYSIVETAKENQLNPLNYLTYLFEQLPQIDIDDQEALDQFLPWSKTIPEECRIPAKLK is encoded by the coding sequence ATGGGAAAAACTACGAATGAACTACAAGATACAATTGAAGAACTCGCAGCGAAAAATGCGGATTTAGAAAAACAAAAAGAAGTCCTAGAGGCAAAAATCAAATGGTTGGAAGAACAATTCCGACTAAGCCAACAAAAGAAATTCGGGGCATCTAGTGAAAAAACCAACCCGGATCAGATCGAACTACCTCTTTTTAATGAAGCTGAAATGACAGCGGATGTAAAAGTGGAAGAGCCTACACTTGAAACGATTACTTATCATCGAAAGAAGTATGTAGGACAACGGGATGCGAAGCTTGAAAACTTGCCTATGGAAACGATCCATTATCGTTTATCCGAAGAAGAGCAGGTTTGTTTGTGTTGCGGCGAAACGGTACATGAAATGAGCACGGAAACACGTAGAGAATTAAAAATCATCCCTGCTCAAGTAAAGGTTGTTGAGCATGTACAACATATTTATAGCTGTCGCCAATGTGAACGTGAAGGAATCGAAACACCAGTTGTGACAGCTAAAATACCTGCGGCAGTTTTTCCAAAAAGTCTCGCTTCCCCTTCTTCAATGGCCTATATTATGAATCAAAAATACGTAGAGGGAATGCCGTTGTATCGAATTGAAAAACAATTTGAACGACTTGGTGTCTTCCTATCACGCCAAACGATTGCCAACTGGGTAATATATGGTGCAACGAAATGGCTCTCACCACTATACAATCGCTTGCATGAGTTACTACTTCAACTTGACTGTCTACACGCGGACGAAACAACCGTTCAAGTTTTAGCGGAACCTGGTAAAGCAGCAACTTCCAAATCCTATATGTGGTTGTATCGATCTGGTCGGGATGTTTCACCGATTATCTTATATGACTATAAAACTTCTCGTCATAGTAAACACCCGAAAGCATTTTTAAAAGGATTTGCGGGCTATCTTCATGTCGATGGTTATGGAGGTTACCATGATATGAAGGATGTGGAGTTAGTTGGCTGTTGGGCACATGCACGCCGTAAATATGACGAAACGCTCAAATCTTTGCCTACGGGTGTAGATAAATCTAAGAGTCTCGCAGCTGAAGGTCTTCAATTCTGTACACAATTATTTAAAATTGAAAAACAGATAGAAGAGGAATTTGAAGATTGTAGCCCTGAACAGCGAAAAGAAGAACGTCAAAAACGTAGTCAACCCGTGTTGGACGCTTATTTGGCATGGTTAAAATCCAAACGCCCTCAAGTTCCACCTAAAAGCAAATTAGGTGATGCCATAAATTATAGTTTAAACCAATGGTCAAAACTCATTGTCTTTATGAAAGACGGGCGACTTGAACTCGATAATAATAGAGCAGAACGTTCGATTAAACCATTCGTTATGGGAAGAAAAGCATGGCTATTTGCCCAATCGATGAAAGGAGCAACTGCCAGTGCGGTCATCTACAGCATTGTCGAAACGGCCAAAGAGAATCAATTAAATCCATTAAATTATTTAACTTATCTTTTTGAACAGCTGCCACAAATAGATATAGATGATCAGGAAGCACTTGACCAGTTCCTTCCGTGGTCAAAGACTATTCCAGAGGAATGCCGGATTCCAGCTAAACTTAAATAG
- a CDS encoding helix-turn-helix transcriptional regulator, giving the protein MTKNESNNFVLHAKSEQFYWEGNGQLSIKTFFNGKAHYKTNKGFFAVEESRYLLLNKGAYTISIDEPKVVESFCLFFKDGFAEEVLHSLKETNDRLLSDPFKDTSSIGFFEKTYHKNSILSSQLENFMQILPSLDIDSVGYEEQFHKIMYSILNEHFNTYKEIESLHAIRNSTREELYRRVIIAHDYIRSYFNQPIKLNEVARVACLSPNHLLRTYYQIYGRTPHQHISEFRIQKAKQLLSKVDKNMTDITFELGFQNPVSFSKMFKQHVGISPIEYRKKVILDKKN; this is encoded by the coding sequence ATGACAAAAAATGAATCTAACAATTTCGTATTGCATGCAAAAAGTGAACAGTTTTACTGGGAAGGAAATGGTCAACTGTCCATTAAAACATTCTTTAATGGTAAAGCCCATTATAAAACTAACAAAGGCTTTTTTGCTGTTGAAGAGAGTAGATACCTACTCCTCAATAAAGGTGCATACACAATTTCAATTGATGAACCTAAAGTTGTAGAATCCTTTTGTCTTTTCTTTAAAGATGGGTTTGCAGAAGAAGTCCTTCATTCCTTAAAAGAAACAAATGATCGTCTTCTAAGCGATCCGTTTAAGGATACAAGTTCTATTGGCTTTTTTGAAAAAACCTATCATAAAAATAGTATTTTATCTTCTCAACTGGAAAATTTCATGCAGATATTACCTAGTCTTGATATTGATTCCGTTGGTTATGAGGAACAATTTCATAAGATAATGTATTCTATTTTAAATGAACACTTTAATACATATAAAGAAATTGAATCATTACATGCAATACGTAATTCTACTCGTGAAGAATTATATAGAAGGGTAATTATTGCACATGATTATATTAGATCATATTTTAATCAACCTATAAAACTAAATGAAGTTGCTAGAGTTGCCTGTTTATCACCTAACCATTTATTAAGAACTTACTATCAAATATACGGTAGAACACCCCATCAGCATATTTCAGAATTTAGAATACAAAAAGCAAAGCAACTATTATCAAAAGTAGATAAAAATATGACTGATATAACCTTTGAACTTGGATTTCAAAACCCTGTGTCCTTTAGTAAAATGTTTAAACAGCATGTTGGTATATCTCCTATAGAATATCGAAAAAAGGTGATATTGGATAAGAAAAATTAG
- a CDS encoding VOC family protein, with amino-acid sequence METKMVQKVGQIGVPVKDLNRALDFYKEKLGLSLLFNTDSMAFFECDGLRLMLSLPEKDEFAHSSSVIYFQVTNIKDTYERLVGKEVIFIDEPHVVAKMGQTETWMVFFKDTEDNTHAFMSEVQV; translated from the coding sequence ATGGAAACAAAAATGGTTCAAAAGGTTGGACAGATTGGTGTACCTGTCAAAGACTTGAATAGGGCATTAGATTTTTACAAAGAGAAATTAGGTCTCTCCCTTTTATTTAACACTGATAGTATGGCTTTCTTTGAATGTGATGGGTTGCGACTAATGTTATCACTACCAGAAAAAGATGAATTCGCTCATTCAAGTTCAGTTATTTATTTTCAAGTAACTAATATTAAAGATACTTATGAGCGCTTAGTAGGTAAAGAAGTTATCTTTATTGATGAACCACATGTTGTAGCGAAAATGGGACAAACAGAAACATGGATGGTATTTTTTAAAGATACAGAAGATAATACTCATGCATTTATGAGTGAAGTACAAGTATAA
- a CDS encoding SRPBCC family protein has product MTITTNDGAITNEVTINASLNLVWYAWTISERVSEWFAPETVIEAREGGAYELYFIPGNKTAMNTKGCNIIKMVEEKELQFTWKAPDQFESIMNNENELTTVKVKFESVKSDSTRVVVEHFGFKDDKNWKDAIEWHKMAWAGVLSSLKSALEEDKGNLCCQPIK; this is encoded by the coding sequence TTGACAATAACTACAAACGATGGAGCAATTACTAATGAGGTTACAATTAATGCATCTTTAAATTTAGTTTGGTATGCTTGGACAATCTCTGAACGAGTTTCCGAATGGTTCGCACCTGAAACTGTGATTGAGGCAAGAGAAGGCGGAGCATATGAACTTTACTTTATTCCAGGGAATAAAACTGCAATGAATACAAAAGGGTGCAATATAATTAAAATGGTTGAAGAAAAAGAATTGCAATTCACTTGGAAAGCCCCAGACCAATTTGAATCTATTATGAATAATGAAAATGAATTAACTACTGTCAAAGTAAAATTCGAATCAGTAAAGTCTGACTCCACAAGAGTTGTTGTAGAACATTTTGGGTTTAAAGACGACAAAAACTGGAAAGATGCAATTGAATGGCATAAAATGGCTTGGGCTGGTGTTCTAAGCAGTTTAAAATCCGCTCTTGAAGAAGATAAAGGAAATTTGTGTTGCCAACCAATAAAGTAG
- a CDS encoding RNA polymerase sigma factor, with protein MTNTEFEIKKLYKYCLKLSGSPWIAEDLVQETMLKVYRLKKTEPNREFNFSFLCTVAKNLFIDEKRKSKEIIHFKEEFYGEVYDSIEHFSLIEILLTTLPLKQSMLITLKDVFGYTSKEIASMLRVSNESIKTALHRSRKKLKFKNSNIDLEVLTPNHEIILALTKAIRESKPMQIFYFYRLLESKNFQVRRSSLHSVFHVVDPDGNILEIIS; from the coding sequence TTGACAAACACCGAGTTTGAGATTAAGAAACTTTATAAATATTGCCTAAAGTTGTCAGGGTCACCTTGGATAGCCGAGGATCTAGTACAAGAAACGATGCTAAAGGTTTATAGATTAAAAAAGACAGAACCGAATAGAGAGTTCAACTTCTCTTTTCTATGTACTGTGGCTAAAAATCTTTTTATTGACGAAAAAAGAAAAAGTAAAGAAATAATACATTTTAAAGAGGAATTTTATGGAGAAGTATATGATTCAATAGAACACTTTAGTTTAATTGAAATTTTACTTACCACTTTGCCATTGAAACAGTCTATGCTTATTACCTTGAAAGATGTATTTGGCTACACTTCAAAAGAAATAGCGTCAATGTTAAGGGTGAGTAATGAATCTATTAAAACAGCACTTCATCGCTCTAGAAAGAAACTAAAGTTTAAAAACAGTAATATAGATTTGGAAGTCCTAACCCCTAATCACGAAATTATTTTAGCACTCACTAAAGCAATACGGGAGTCTAAGCCGATGCAAATATTTTATTTTTATCGACTATTAGAGTCGAAAAATTTTCAGGTAAGAAGAAGTTCTTTGCATTCCGTATTCCATGTTGTAGACCCGGACGGAAATATTTTAGAAATAATATCCTAG